One region of Wyeomyia smithii strain HCP4-BCI-WySm-NY-G18 chromosome 3, ASM2978416v1, whole genome shotgun sequence genomic DNA includes:
- the LOC129726785 gene encoding phosphatidylinositol-glycan biosynthesis class W protein-like yields MDPIEYKILHERAMQNNNGTSALNVFLHIVPSFFTSFHTIQLMSVTAVTQIPVRFLLEFCLIVLPFVLMVTVLSELVSNITLALLVISGLSALQQVRNKMHLMPFVQIPGRKPQFMTASRALINLMTAVCILAVDFRIFPRHLAKTETFGFGLMDVGVGLYVFSNGIVYRVDDGRKLNWLRVRNVLLGSVPLLVLGAARFFVTQEIDYQQHVSEYGVHWNFFITLAIVKIFGTLIMDVIRDPEIAKFIAITVLCGHEMMLHLGVSRYVLSEKTGRSNFLDANREGLASIPGYVALYLASTYVGSVMRPSVEIQPAKKFLRQATKLSVIAGVCWKMIYVCEDMFGVSRRLANMGYVFWILSIGTTMCALFMFCEVFIYFVRFEEPKSPDQIMKGDDFCICYIPLIFESINGNGLVFFLSANLLTGLINMVFQTLLMEAPAALIIISYYIFILCVVTVFMQVNKIKLKIW; encoded by the coding sequence ATGGACCCCATCGAGTACAAAATCCTGCACGAGCGCGCCATGCAGAACAACAACGGCACATCGGCGCTCAATGTTTTCCTGCACATCGTTCCGTCGTTTTTCACTAGCTTCCACACAATTCAACTGATGTCTGTGACGGCGGTCACGCAAATCCCGGTCCGCTTTTTGCTGGAGTTCTGCCTAATTGTGCTGCCATTCGTGCTGATGGTCACCGTTCTAAGCGAACTGGTTAGTAACATCACTCTGGCGTTGCTGGTGATTAGCGGTCTGTCGGCTCTCCAGCAAGTGCGGAACAAAATGCACCTGATGCCGTTCGTACAAATACCGGGCAGGAAACCCCAGTTCATGACTGCGTCCCGGGCACTCATAAACTTGATGACGGCGGTGTGTATTTTAGCGGTAGACTTTCGAATTTTTCCACGGCATTTGGCAAAAACAGAGACGTTCGGGTTTGGACTGATGGATGTCGGTGTTGGATTGTACGTGTTCAGTAATGGGATCGTTTATCGAGTTGATGACGGGCGGAAGCTGAATTGGTTGCGAGTAAGGAATGTACTGCTAGGAAGCGTTCCCTTGTTGGTGCTTGGAGCGGCGAGATTTTTCGTGACGCAAGAAATCGATTACCAGCAGCATGTTTCCGAGTACGGGGTTCATTGGAACTTTTTCATCACGCTGGCGATTGTTAAAATATTTGGGACTCTAATTATGGACGTGATTCGGGATCCTGAGATTGCTAAGTTCATCGCAATAACCGTCCTTTGCGGACACGAGATGATGCTTCACCTGGGTGTCTCTCGGTATGTGCTGAGTGAGAAAACTGGAAGGTCAAATTTTCTGGATGCCAATCGCGAGGGGCTAGCGTCTATACCGGGATACGTTGCGCTGTATTTGGCTTCTACATACGTGGGCTCGGTGATGAGACCTTCGGTGGAAATTCAACCAGCAAAGAAGTTCCTGCGTCAGGCTACCAAACTGAGCGTAATTGCGGGCGTGTGTTGGAAAATGATTTACGTGTGCGAGGATATGTTCGGCGTCTCCCGGCGGTTGGCCAACATGGGCTACGTGTTTTGGATTCTGTCGATCGGTACCACCATGTGTGCGCTGTTCATGTTCTGCGAAGTGTTTATCTACTTTGTGCGCTTTGAGGAACCAAAATCGCCGGATCAGATTATGAAGGGAGACGATTTCTGCATTTGCTACATTCCACTGATATTTGAATCGATTAACGGAAACGGACTGGTGTTTTTTCTCAGTGCCAATTTGCTGACAGGTCTTATTAACATGGTTTTTCAAACGTTGCTAATGGAAGCACCCGCGGCACTCATCATTATCAGCTACTATATTTTTATACTTTGCGTTGTAACTGTTTTCATGCAAGTTAACAAAATCAAGCTTAAAATTTGGTAA